A genomic window from Blastococcus saxobsidens DD2 includes:
- a CDS encoding cytochrome c-type biogenesis protein, translating into MPDRRRVGATSALVLALLTVTVVGLFTAGSGPRDRVAELEGQLRCPVCKSVSIAESPSETAVAMRRSVVEQVAAGRSDAEILQYFEARYGEWVLLDPPAQGRGVWLLVLPAVVAVGGLALVLTRARRSPAVPELSDDDRDRVAAALADARTRRHQDEDDEP; encoded by the coding sequence ATGCCTGACCGCCGCCGGGTGGGTGCGACGTCGGCTCTGGTGCTCGCCTTGCTGACCGTCACCGTGGTCGGTTTGTTCACGGCCGGTTCCGGTCCGCGTGATCGGGTCGCCGAGCTGGAGGGCCAGCTGCGCTGCCCGGTGTGCAAGTCGGTCTCGATCGCCGAATCCCCGTCGGAGACCGCGGTGGCCATGCGGCGCAGCGTGGTCGAGCAGGTGGCGGCGGGCCGCTCCGATGCCGAGATCCTGCAGTACTTCGAGGCGCGCTACGGGGAATGGGTCCTCCTGGACCCGCCCGCGCAGGGGCGCGGCGTCTGGCTGCTGGTGCTGCCAGCCGTCGTCGCCGTCGGGGGCCTGGCCCTGGTCCTGACCCGGGCACGGCGTTCCCCGGCCGTGCCGGAACTGTCCGATGACGACCGGGACCGGGTCGCTGCCGCTCTCGCCGACGCGCGGACCCGCCGCCACCAGGACGAGGACGACGAACCGTGA
- a CDS encoding TlpA family protein disulfide reductase, with amino-acid sequence MKDLTAPGSVVAPEESPDAVKPARRGRAVRWAAVVVAVAAVATGVVFGSRLDADPSLVETPLIGTAVPDLELPALEGGAPLRFSDLQGEVVVVNFWASWCVACREEHPALLAVAETYRAAGVTFVGIVYQDKKDAAVGFLDEMGRGGDNYRYVTDPDSTAALDFGVFGVPETFIIDRDGVIRGKITGASTFPLLAGAVEEVLAGREPQSRTSGSVQPAPGEPYVDRE; translated from the coding sequence GTGAAGGACCTCACAGCACCGGGGTCGGTGGTGGCGCCGGAGGAGTCACCGGATGCGGTGAAGCCGGCGCGACGGGGACGCGCCGTCCGCTGGGCTGCAGTGGTCGTGGCGGTCGCCGCCGTCGCCACCGGTGTGGTCTTCGGCAGCCGGCTGGACGCCGACCCGTCGCTGGTCGAAACCCCGCTGATCGGTACGGCCGTCCCAGACCTGGAGCTGCCCGCCCTGGAGGGCGGCGCGCCCCTGCGGTTCTCCGATCTCCAGGGCGAGGTCGTCGTCGTCAACTTCTGGGCGTCGTGGTGCGTGGCCTGCCGTGAGGAGCACCCGGCGCTGCTGGCCGTGGCCGAGACCTACCGGGCTGCCGGCGTCACCTTCGTCGGCATCGTCTACCAGGACAAGAAGGACGCCGCGGTCGGCTTCCTCGACGAGATGGGTCGCGGCGGTGACAACTACCGCTACGTCACCGACCCGGACTCCACCGCCGCGCTCGACTTCGGTGTCTTCGGCGTTCCCGAGACCTTCATCATCGACCGCGACGGCGTCATCCGAGGCAAGATCACCGGCGCCTCCACCTTCCCTCTCCTGGCCGGCGCGGTCGAGGAAGTGCTGGCTGGGCGGGAGCCGCAGTCCCGGACCTCCGGTTCGGTGCAGCCTGCGCCGGGGGAGCCGTACGTGGATCGGGAGTAG
- a CDS encoding tetratricopeptide repeat protein: protein MSREELEERRDHALRDLDELERQHAEGELTDADVARLRSRYEAEAAAAIRGLEETEPEPSPDAGRAGRGAVRARRAAYLVTLAAAVVAATVLLPQSVLDRPAGGFVTGNELDGTPASTAEDPVSGGRDLSTVTNSEMEAVVQANPDVMGMRLALARRYVEAGDLSSALPHFVEVLRREPDNALAQAYLGYAYLLAEQPEKAQGYITEARRLDPALLDAQWFEANLWLYGFDDPAGALDVLAEMAARPDIPPDVRGQVEELTAEAQAALDGTGGDGG from the coding sequence GTGAGCCGTGAGGAACTGGAGGAGCGGCGCGACCATGCGTTGCGGGATCTCGACGAGCTCGAGCGCCAGCACGCCGAGGGAGAGCTGACCGACGCCGACGTCGCGCGGCTGCGTTCCCGCTACGAGGCCGAGGCCGCGGCCGCCATCCGGGGCCTGGAGGAGACGGAACCGGAGCCGTCTCCGGACGCGGGCAGGGCAGGGCGCGGGGCTGTCCGGGCACGTCGAGCTGCCTACCTGGTCACCCTGGCGGCCGCCGTCGTCGCCGCCACGGTGCTCTTGCCGCAGTCGGTGCTGGACCGCCCCGCCGGGGGGTTCGTCACGGGCAACGAGCTGGACGGCACCCCGGCTTCCACGGCAGAGGATCCGGTGAGTGGTGGACGTGACCTCTCCACGGTGACCAACAGCGAGATGGAGGCCGTGGTACAGGCCAATCCGGATGTCATGGGGATGCGGTTGGCCCTGGCCAGGCGCTACGTGGAGGCCGGCGACCTGTCCTCGGCGCTGCCGCACTTCGTCGAGGTCCTGCGCCGGGAGCCGGACAATGCGCTGGCCCAGGCTTACCTCGGCTATGCCTACTTGCTCGCCGAACAGCCGGAGAAGGCGCAGGGCTACATCACCGAGGCGCGGCGGCTGGACCCGGCATTGCTGGACGCACAGTGGTTTGAAGCGAATCTGTGGCTCTACGGATTCGATGACCCCGCCGGCGCACTTGACGTGCTCGCCGAGATGGCCGCGCGCCCCGACATTCCCCCGGACGTCCGCGGTCAGGTCGAGGAGCTGACCGCGGAGGCGCAGGCGGCGCTCGACGGGACCGGAGGTGACGGCGGGTGA